From a single Nicotiana tabacum cultivar K326 chromosome 8, ASM71507v2, whole genome shotgun sequence genomic region:
- the LOC142162984 gene encoding uncharacterized protein LOC142162984, whose product MTVSVSLPALTTSVCLPISTAPISVPLAASTAPASAPVLVSTSFPSIPSVAPLPSVHHTETGSSSGNMTMRSVTLEVPANHSLLRKTGRADVWLEPLIGDIEKKKMESHSCLTLMNDVVHSTLKANLISTELMRRISLLERKARESEKSVHEAEEIARGAQLEATNWKEQFENAQGTIEELQEDKNLLEQQNRGLTSELATVKASSSQLKRDKELLECSLSEQLSRASEEVRELKALLAKKEEYAGELVQSLTQAQADLQTSSDEIQALKSSHASLEASLDSHLA is encoded by the exons atga CCGTAAGTGTTTCTTTACCAGCTTTAACAACTTCCGTTTGTTTGCCAATTTCTACCGCTCCTATATCTGTTCccttggctgcttcaaccgcacctgcTTCTGCTCCGGTGttggtttctacatcttttcCCTCCATTCCTTCCGTtgctcctcttccctctgttcatcatacagagacaggttctagcagcggaaatatgacaatgagaagtgttactttggaggttcctgccaatcatagcctccTGAGGAAGACCGGCagagccgatgtttggctcgaacctctaattggagatatcgagaagaagaagatggagagccatagctgcttaactttgatgaatgacgtagttcattctactttgaag gctaaccttattAGCACGGAATTAATGAGAAGAATTTCCTTACTGGAAAGAAAAGCTCGTGAGTCTGAAAAGTCTGTCCACGAGGCTGAGGAAATAGCTAGGGGAGCCCAACTtgaagcaaccaattggaaggagcagttcgaaaatgctcaagggaccatagaagagttgcaagaagataaaaatctcctagagcagcaaaaccgtggtttaacttctgaactggcaacagtcaaagcctcttcaagccaattgaaaagagacaaagagcttttggaatgctctttgtcagaacaattatccagagctagtgaagaagttagagagctgaaggcacttttggctaaaaaggaagaatatgcaggagagttagtgcaaagcttgactcaagctcaggctgacttacagacttcttctgacgagattcaagccttgaagagttctcatgcttctcttgaagcttcccttgattcccatttagcttaa